Proteins from a single region of Budorcas taxicolor isolate Tak-1 chromosome 11, Takin1.1, whole genome shotgun sequence:
- the IL37 gene encoding LOW QUALITY PROTEIN: interleukin-37 (The sequence of the model RefSeq protein was modified relative to this genomic sequence to represent the inferred CDS: deleted 1 base in 1 codon), translating into MFQKYRFGEANIKEGWPSPGRTSWMQQTFPGPTLYPSLLLSHFLTLKMSVLEENPGMKMDCEDWERDEPQCSSEDPDRDALEPGPSLTSVSSAHAGLRVKPKGPEKFIIHDGDQKVLVLDSKILRAVPDKTYIVPEIFFVLASYVKPAYENKGSPILLAVSKGELCLCCDKNKGHNKPSLKLKKKKLSTLAAQEKGKCLPFIFYRNKVGSRNTLESAAHPGWFICTFPYPGKPVGMTKCHGKRKHTEFSFRQIYKAETSPSEVSE; encoded by the exons ATGTTTCAAAAATATCGCTTTGGAGAGGCAAACATCAAAGAAGGATGGCCCAGCCctgggaggacttcctggatgCAGCAAACGTTTCCAG GTCCTACCCTTTATCCCAGCCTCCTGTTGAGTCATTTCCTCACACTGAAAATGTCTGTTTTGGAGGAGAACCCAGGTATGAAAATGGACTGTGAAGACTGGGAAAGAGAT GAACCTCAGTGCTCCTCAGAAG ACCCAGACAGAGATGCCTTGGAGCCAGGCCCCAGCCTCACCTCCGTGAGTTCTGCCCATGCAG GTCTAAGAGTGAAGCCCAAAGGCCCGGAGAAATTCATCATCCATGACGGGGATCAAAAAGTTTTGGTCCTGGACTCCAAGATCCTCAGAGCAGTTCCAGATAAGACTTACATAGTCCCAG AAATCTTCTTTGTATTAGCCTCCTATGTGAAGCCAGCTTATGAGAACAAAGGAAGCCCCATTCTTCTGGCCGTCTCTAAAGGCGAGCTGTGTCTCTGCTGTGACAAAAACAAAGGACACAACAAGCCATCCCTGAAGCTGAAG AAGAAGAAACTTTCCACACTGGCTGCCCAGGAGAAAGGGAAATGTCTGCCCTTCATCTTTTATCGGAATAAAGTCGGCTCTCGGAATACCTTAGAGTCGGCTGCCCACCCTGGATGGTTTATCTGCACCTTCCCCTATCCTGGGAAACCAGTTGGAATGACAAAATGTCACGGAAAAAGGAAACACACTGAGTTTTCATTTCGGCAGATCTACAAAGCTGAAACGAGCCCCAGTGAAGTCAGTGAATAG